From the Solanum stenotomum isolate F172 chromosome 4, ASM1918654v1, whole genome shotgun sequence genome, one window contains:
- the LOC125862175 gene encoding protein SABRE-like isoform X1 — translation MAASLAKYMCGFFVVSAILWSLIEFSSRLFKWILSRVMKASVSFRVGGCNCLRDVAVKFNKGAVESISINEVRLSIRQSLVKNGAGLISRDPKLHLLICGLKVVTRASSKSTKKTISKRTRSRKSRKLGRGKWMIIANIAKFLSVSITETSVKTSKAGLEVKEMTLDISKDSGPDPTLSVKFHIVSILVQLCKSQTSSGQSSMHSGSFPANHAIQTVTEKTSAPFSCEEVSLLCEFGHDREAGTVVRNVDIRNGEISVNLNEELLLKKIGADTAHVAVKPINESGTAEKTEKKPAALAVMREKYASMFPEKLSFTLPKVDVKFVHRVEGFMVENSITGIQLKGSKTQSIEDVGESTQLHVQLDISEIHLLKDAGTSILELSKLEIIASIYIPVEPASPIRCEIGVKLGGTRCNLIITRLNPWLRLNASKKKKMVLKEESSAREKSRSSDHKAIIWTSTISAPELTIMVYDLNGLPSCHGCSQSLHVFANNSSSADAAVQVEIVEFNLNMSDEHQECLKDLYRIEINTSLIHIAKVSLDLGRKDLDSPEDGLNCKKVLSVDFTRMSIYLTYRRLASLISAAFSFKRFLKSFSVSGKKTTTQGSKSSKPSGKGIQVIKFNLQQCSLNISGEVGLENAVVPDPKRVNYGSQGGRIVISVSADGTPRTANIISTASDELEKVKYSVSLDISHLKFCMNKEKQSTQVELGRAKSIYQEHLQDRNLGTKVTLLDMQNTKFVQRSGGLKEIAMCSLFSATDISVRWEPDAHIALVELGLQLKLLVHNQKLQDPAKEGDLKDNEQSKDSKESQQLEKQHKKRESVFAVDVEVLNISAEVGDGVELYVQVQCIFSENAQIGMLLEGIMLKFNDARIFRSSRMQISRIPKPSSSAANEKTENGTTWDWVIQALDVHICLAYRLQLRAIDDSVEDMIRALKLVTAAKTKLMFPNKEEKPKAKKPSSTKLGRVRLCIKKLIADIEEEPLQGWLDEHYQLWKNGASESAVRLNFLDELILKGGKCGSAAEGNDPLDDGKINISGEDIDVEDTKAIQKLREKIYKQSFRSYYQACQKLVQAEGSGTCNEGFQAGFKLSTARTSLFSISATELDVSVTKIEGGDAGMIEILQKLDPVCRAHSIPFSRLYGANINLCTGSLAVLIRNYTCPLFAANSGRCEGHIIMAQQATPFQPQMQQNVFIGRWRKVRLLRSLTGTTPPMKTYLDLPLHFQKAEISYGVGFEPAFTDLSYAFTVALRRAHLSIRNPTPDPPVPKKEKSLPWWDEMRSYIHGNSTLHFGETQVNVLSTADPYEKSNKLQVATGYMEIQQADGRIYAFAKDFKILLSSLDNLSKNANLKHPTGLSCTFLEAPAFSVEVLMEWGCDSGNPLNHYLFALPNEGVPREKVFDPFRSTSLSLRWNLLLRPSLPSHDSQSELPSADSQGVSSSTASGALKQDNGSVNSPTIQVGPHDLAWLIKFWNLNFIPPHKLRTFSRWPRFGVPRVPRSGNLSLDRVMTEFMFRVDSTPTCIKHVPLYDDDPAKGLTITVTKFKFEIYLGRGKQKFTFESVRDPLDLVYQGIDLHIPKAFISRDDSISVAKVVHMAKKDTQSVVLDMSTNDKPSRSGSMDRHQDDGFLLSSEYFTIRRQSPKADPERLLAWQEAGRRNIETTCVRSEVDNGSGGDEKTRSDPSDDDGYNVVIADNCQRIFVYGLKILWTLEIRDAVRSWGAGLSKAFEPSKPSPSRQYAQRKLLEESKVINSTESREDDNQRSPPSQDAGPSKSQDDNHKSPPEPEGQSKSQSEPPPSNAIKADTPQSSSTEKLGISEDSEGEGTRHFMVNVIEPQFNLHSEDANGRFLLAAVSGRVLARSFHSVISIGSEVIEQALGGGGVQVPESQPQMTWNRMELSVMLEQVQAHVAPTDVDLGAGLQWLPKIRRSSPKVKRTGALLERVFMPCDMYFRYTRHKSGTTQLKVKPLKELSFNSHNITAAMTSRQFQVMIDVLTNLLLARAPKPRKVSLSYSEGDDEDEEEEADEVVPDGVEEVELARVDLEHKARAQKLIQDDIRKLSLCTDVSADMGPAKEGDLWIISGGRSILVQKLKKDLINAKKSRKVSSASLRMALQKAAQLRLMEKEKNKSPSCAMRISLQINKVVWSMLVDGKSFGEAEINDMIYDFDRDYKDIGIVKFTIKSFVVRNCLPNAKSDMLLSAWNPPPEWGKKVMVRVDAKQGAPKEGSSTIELLQVDIYPLKIHLTESMYSMMWAYFFPEEEQDSHRRQEVWKVSTTAGAKRAKKGSSVQEAPVSSSHLTKDSQSSSYGDLSQATKNPKANASVVTPKLRRTSSFDKNWEENVAESVANELVLQMHSSSVSSSKSGSLANIEHPDESNRNKSKESKLIKSGRSNEEKKVGKAHDEKKSRPRRMREFHNIKISQVELQITYEGSRFAVGDMRLLMDTFHRVEFTGTWQRLFSRVRKHIIWGVLKSVTGMQGKKFKANNQKEAKEAGPSGVPDIDLNLSDSDGGSAEKSDPLSWPKRPADGAGDGFVTSVKGLFNTQRKKAKAFVLRTMRGEEDDLHADWSEGEADFSPFARQLTITKAKKLIRRHTKKFRPIGGKGLSSHKGSLPSSPSANATFESDSSSETSPYEQE, via the exons GGTGCTGTTGAGAGCATATCCATCAACGAAGTCAGACTCAGTATTCGACAGTCCTTGGTTAAGAATGGGGCTGGTTTGATTTCCAGGGATCCTAAACTACATCTGTTAATATGTGGACTAAAAGTTGTAACGAGGGCTTCAAGTAAAAGCACAAAGAAAACAATCTCAAAGAGAACAAGATCTCGTAAATCTCGGAAATTAGGTAGAGGGAAGTGGATGATTATAGCTAATATAGCCAAGTTCTTGTCGGTTTCTATAACTGAGACTTCTGTAAAG ACATCAAAAGCTGGTTTGGAAGTTAAAGAAATGACACTTGATATATCTAAAGATAGTGGACCAGACCCAACCTTGTCTGTGAAGTTTCACATTGTTTCTATTCTTGTTCAATTATGCAAATCACAAACCAGTTCTGGTCAATCATCAATGCACAGTGGATCTTTCCCTGCCAACCATGCAATACAAACCGTGACGGAAAAGACCTCTGCTCCTTTCAGTTGTGAGGAAGTTTCTCTCTTGTGTGAGTTTGGCCATGATAG GGAAGCAGGAACTGTTGTTAGGAATGTGGATATCAGAAATGGTGAAATTTCTGTTAATCTGAATGAGGAGCTGCTTCTTAAAAAGATAGGTGCTGATACTGCACACGTAGCTGTAAAGCCGATTAATGAATCTGGTACTGCtgaaaaaacagagaaaaaacCAGCAGCATTGGCTGTTATGAGAGAAAAATATGCTTCGATGTTTCCAGAAAAG CTTAGCTTCACTTTACCCAAAGTGGATGTGAAGTTTGTGCACCGAGTAGAGGGTTTTATGGTTGAGAATAGCATTACGGGCATCCAACTAAAAGGCTCAAAAACTCAATCGATTGAAGATGTTGGAGAAAGCACACAACTTCATGTTCAGTTGGATATCAGTGAGATTCAT CTACTTAAAGATGCCGGCACATCAATCCTCGAGTTATCAAAACTTGAAATCATCGCTTCAATTTATATTCCAGTTGAG CCTGCTTCACCGATCAGATGTGAAATTGGTGTTAAGCTGGGAGGTACCCGGTGCAACCTCATAATTACTAGATTAAATCCTTGGCTGCGCCTTAATgcttcaaagaaaaagaagatggtACTCAAAGAAGAAAGTTCTGCTCGTGAAAAATCAAGGTCATCTGATCATAAAGCCATTATATGGACCTCCACTATTTCGGCCCCTGAATTGACTATAATGGTCTATGATCTGAATGGCTTGCCATCGTGTCAT GGTTGTTCTCAGTCATTACATGTCTTTGCCAACAATTCATCAAGTGCAGATGCAGCAGTGCAAGTGGAAATTGTTGAATTCAACCTAAACATGTCTGACGAGCATCAAGAATGCTTAAAGGATCTGTATAGGATTGAAATAAACACTTCACTAATTCATATAGCAAAAGTCAGTCTTGACTTGGGCAGGAAAGATCTGGATTCACCTGAAGACGGACTTAACTGTAAAAAAGTTCTCTCTGTTGATTTTACTCGCATGAGTATATACTTGACCTATAGGCGCCTCGCATCCCTGATATCAGCTGCTTTCTCTTTCAAGCGTTTCCTGAAGAGTTTTTCTGTTTCTGGTAAGAAAACAACTACCCAGGGATCAAAATCATCCAAGCCATCAGGAAAAGGGATTCAAGTAATAAAATTCAATCTACAACAGTGCTCTTTAAATATAAGTGGAGAGGTGGGCTTGGAAAATGCTGTTGTTCCTGACCCGAAACGGGTCAACTACGGATCTCAGGGTGGTCGTATTGTGATTAGTGTTTCAGCTGATGGTACACCCCGTACCGCAAATATAATATCAACAGCGTCGGATGAGCTAGAAAAAGTGAAGTATTCTGTGTCCCTTGATATTTCCCAcctcaaattttgtatgaacAAGGAGAAACAATCAACACAAGTGGAGCTTGGAAGAGCCAAATCTATCTATCAAGAACATTTACAAGACAGAAACCTTGGAACTAAAGTTACATTGCTTGATATGCAGAATACAAAGTTTGTGCAACGATCTGGTGGCCTCAAAGAGATTGCGATGTGCTCTCTCTTTAGTGCTACCGATATATCAGTGAGATGGGAGCCTGATGCGCATATAGCATTGGTTGAGCTGGGTTTGCAATTGAAGTTGCTCGTGCACAATCAGAAGCTTCAGGATCCTGCTAAAGAAGGAGATCTTAAAGATAACGAGCAGAGCAAAGACTCCAAGGAATCACAACAGCTGGAGAAACAGCACAAGAAAAGAGAATCGGTTTTCGCTGTTGATGTGGAAGTGCTTAATATATCTGCTGAAGTTGGAGATGGTGTTGAGCTGTATGTTCAGGTGCAGTGTATCTTTTCAGAAAATGCTCAGATAGGTATGCTTCTTGAAGGGATCATGCTCAAGTTCAATGATGCAAGAATATTCAGAAGCAGCAGGATGCAAATCTCTCGTATTCCCAAACCCTCTAGCAGTGCAGCTAATGAAAAAACTGAGAATGGCACAACATGGGATTGGGTAATTCAAGCCCTTGATGTTCATATATGCCTGGCATACAGGTTGCAGTTGCGTGCAATTGATGATTCTGTTGAGGATATGATTCGAGCTTTGAAGCTTGTAACTGCTGCAAAGACTAAACTTATGTTTCCCAATAAGGAAGAGAAACCAAAAGCTAAAAAGCCTAGTTCAACAAAACTTGGTCGAGTCAGACTCTGCATAAAGAAGCTCATAGCTGATATTGAAGAAGAACCACTACAGGGATGGCTTGATGAACATTATCAGCTATGGAAGAATGGGGCTAGCGAATCAGCTGTCAGATTAAACTTTCTTGATGAACTTATTTTGAAAGGAGGAAAATGTGGAAGTGCTGCTGAAGGAAATGATCCTCTTGATGATGGAAAGATCAATATTAGTGGAGAAGATATTGATGTAGAGGATACTAAAGCCATTCAGAAACTGCGAGAGAAGATCTACAAGCAGTCATTCAGGTCATATTACCAAGCATGCCAGAAGCTTGTTCAGGCAGAAGGATCTGGGACCTGTAATGAAGGATTTCAAGCGGGTTTCAAGCTTAGCACTGCAAGAACTtctcttttttcaatttctgcTACTGAATTAGATGTAAGCGTGACAAAAATTGAAGGAGGTGATGCAGGGATGATAGAGATTCTGCAAAAGCTCGATCCAGTATGCCGTGCACATAGCATCCCATTTTCACGATTATATGGTGCTAACATCAACTTGTGTACAGGTTCTCTTGCTGTTCTGATAAGAAACTACACATGTCCGCTATTTGCTGCTAATTCAGGCCGTTGTGAAGGCCATATTATAATGGCTCAGCAG GCAACACCCTTTCAGCCCCAAATGCAGCAAAATGTGTTCATTGGGAGATGGAGGAAGGTCCGTCTGCTTCGATCACTCACCGGGACAACTCCACCAATGAAAACATATTTGGATTTGCCCTTACATTTTCAGAAAGCAGAAATTTCATATGGAGTTGGTTTTGAACCTGCTTTTACTGATCTCAGCTATGCTTTTACTGTGGCCCTTCGTAGGGCCCATTTGAGCATCAGAAATCCAACTCCGGATCCCCCAGTACCTAAAAAGGAGAAGAGCTTGCCATGGTGGGATGAAATGAGAAGCTACATTCATGGGAACTCCACCTTACATTTTGGTGAGACTCAAGTCAATGTTCTTTCCACTGCTGATCCTTATGAAAAATCCAATAAGCTTCAGGTAGCAACTGGGTATATGGAAATCCAGCAGGCAGATGGTCGTATCTATGCTTTCGCGAAGGACTTCAAGATTCTATTAAGCAGTTTGGATAACTTGTCGAAGAATGCCAACTTAAAACATCCAACTGGCCTTTCTTGCACTTTCCTAGAAGCCCCGGCCTTTAGTGTTGAAGTGTTAATGGAATGGGGTTGTGATTCTGGAAATCCTCTAAACCATTATTTATTTGCTCTTCCAAATGAAGGTGTGCCTCGTGAAAAAGTTTTTGATCCCTTTAGATCAACGTCTCTGTCCCTACGGTGGAATCTTTTGCTTAGGCCCTCTCTTCCCTCCCATGATAGTCAGTCAGAATTACCTTCTGCGGATAGTCAAGGTGTCTCAAGCAGTACTGCCTCTGGTGCTCTCAAGCAAGATAACGGGTCAGTCAATTCCCCAACAATACAGGTTGGTCCTCATGATTTGGCATGGCTAATCAAATTTTGGAACTTAAACTTCATTCCTCCTCACAAATTGCGGACCTTTTCAAGATGGCCCCGTTTTGGAGTTCCAAGAGTTCCTAGATCTGGCAATCTGTCATTGGACAGAGTAATGACTGAATTTATGTTTAGAGTTGATTCGACACCAACATGTATAAAGCATGTGCCTTTATATGATGATGACCCAGCGAAGGGGCTGACAATTACAGTGACAaagttcaaatttgaaatttatttaggCCGGGGAAAACAAAAATTTACATTTGAGAGTGTACGCGATCCTCTTGATCTTGTGTACCAAGGAATTGACCTTCACATTCCAAAAGCATTTATCAGCAGAGATGATAGCATCAGTGTTGCAAAAGTAGTTCACATGGCTAAAAAAGATACACAGTCTGTGGTTTTGGATATGTCTACTAATGATAAACCTAGCAGGAGTGGCAGCATGGACAGACATCAAGATGATGGTTTCCTTTTATCATCCGAGTACTTCACCATCAGAAGGCAATCCCCAAAGGCTGACCCAGAAAGGTTATTGGCATGGCAAGAAGCTGGTAGAAGAAATATTGAGACGACTTGCGTTAGGTCTGAGGTCGACAATGGGAGTGGAGGTGATGAGAAAACAAGATCTGACCCAAGTGATGATGATGGATACAATGTAGTGATAGCAGATAATTGTCAACGTATCTTTGTCTATGGCCTTAAGATTTTGTGGACACTTGAAATCAGAGATGCTGTTCGGTCCTGGGGAGCTGGATTATCTAAAGCCTTTGAACCTTCAAAGCCATCTCCCTCTAGGCAATACGCCCAACGAAAGCTGCTGGAGGAGAGTAAGGTAATTAATAGCACTGAATCACGCGAAGATGATAACCAGAGGTCTCCTCCCAGTCAAGATGCAGGGCCATCAAAGAGTCAAGATGATAACCATAAATCTCCCCCAGAACCTGAAGGGCAATCAAAATCACAATCAGAACCACCTCCATCAAATGCAATCAAAGCAGACACTCCTCAGTCTAGTTCTACAG AAAAGCTTGGTATTTCTGAAGACTCTGAGGGGGAGGGCACTCGCCATTTTATGGTGAATGTCATTGAACCACAGTTCAATCTTCACTCTGAGGATGCAAAT GGTAGATTTCTGCTAGCTGCTGTGAGCGGCCGTGTTTTGGCTCGTTCATTCCATTCAGTTATTTCCATTGGTAGTGAAGTGATTGAGCAAGCTCTTGGTGGAGGAGGTGTCCAAGTTCCTGAGTCTCAACCACAAATGACATGGAATCGCATGGAGTTGTCTGTGATGTTAGAACAGGTACAGGCACATGTTGCCCCAACTGATGTAGATCTAGGGGCTGGACTGCAGTGGCTCCCTAAAATTCGTAGAAGCTCACCTAAAGTTAAACGCACTGGAGCATTACTTGAAAGAGTGTTTATGCCTTGTGATATGTATTTCCGCTACACTAGACATAAAAGTGGAACAACACAGTTGAAG GTGAAACCCTTGAAGGAACTATCATTTAATTCACATAACATAACTGCAGCAATGACATCTCGCCAATTTCAAGTTATGATAGATGTGTTGACCAATCTTCTCCTTGCTCGGGCTCCAAA GCCTCGAAAAGTTAGTTTGTCATATTCAGAAGGTGATGATGAAGACGAAGAAGAGGAGGCTGATGAAGTCGTACCTGATGGAGTGGAAGAGGTAGAATTAGCAAGAGTGGACCTTGAGCATAAAGCACGAGCACAGAAGTTGATCCAGGATGATATTAGGAAATTATCTCTTTGTACTGATGTTTCTGCGGACATGGGCCCTGCAAAGGAAGGTGATCTCTGGATTATTAGTGGTGGAAGGTCCATATTG GTGCAAAAACTGAAGAAAGATCTGATAAATGCCAAAAAATCTAGAAAAGTTTCATCTGCTTCTCTAAGAATGGCCTTACAGAAGGCGGCACAGCTACGGTTGatggagaaagaaaaaaacaaaagtccTTCTTGTGCTATGCGCATCTCTTTGCAAATTAATAAAGTGGTCTGGAGTATGCTTGTGGATGGTAAATCATTTGGTGAAGCTGAAATCAATGATATG ATATATGATTTTGACCGGGATTACAAAGATATTGGGATTGTTAAGTTCACAATAAAGAGCTTTGTTGTGAGAAACTGCCTGCCGAATGCCAAGTCAGATATGCTTCTATCCGCATGGAATCCTCCTCCAGAATGGGGAAA AAAAGTGATGGTCCGGGTAGATGCCAAACAGGGGGCTCCAAAAGAAGGAAGTTCTACCATTGAACTGTTGCAG GTGGATATTTACCCCTTAAAGATTCATCTTACTGAGTCAATGTACAGCATGATGTGGGCATATTTTTTTCCAGAAGAGGAACAAGACTCCCACAGGCGGCAG GAAGTATGGAAAGTTTCAACTACTGCTGGTGCCAAGCGTGCAAAGAAAGGCTCTTCCGTGCAGGAAGCACCAGTGTCAAGTAGCCATTTAACTAAAGATTCTCAGTCTTCCTCCTATGGCGATTTATCCCAG GCAACAAAGAATCCAAAAGCTAATGCTAGTGTTGTGACCCCTAAGCTTAGACGGACATCCTCCTTTGATAAAAACTGGGAAGAAAATGTTGCTGAATCTGTTGCTAATGAACTTGTACTGCAAATGCACTCATCAagtgtttcttcttcaaaaagTGGGTCCCTTGCAAATATTGAGCATCCAGATGAATCTAACAGAAACAAATCCAAggaatcaaaattaattaaatctggTCGTTCTAATGAGGAGAAAAAGGTGGGGAAGGCACATGACGAGAAAAAGTCTAGGCCCCGAAGAATGAGAGAGTTCCATAATATCAAGATTAGTCAA GTTGAGTTACAAATTACATATGAAGGATCGAGATTTGCTGTGGGTGATATGAGACTGCTGATGGATACATTCCATCGTGTTGAATTTACTGGGACCTGGCAGAGATTATTCTCACGAGTTAGGAAGCATATCATCTGGGGAGTTCTTAAATCAGTAACAGGAATGCAG GGCAAGAAGTTTAAAGCAAACAACCAAAAGGAAGCCAAGGAAGCCGGTCCTTCTGGTGTTCCCGATATTGATCTGAATCTCAGTGATAGTGATGGTGGCTCAGCTGAAAAATCTGACCCGTTATCCTGGCCTAAGCGTCCCGCTGATGGTGCAGGTGATGGATTTGTCACCTCAGTGAAAGGCCTTTTTAATACGCAGCGTAAAAAGGCTAAGGCATTCGTGCTTCGGACAATGAGGGGTGAAGAAGATGACTTGCACGCTGACTGGAGTGAAGGTGAGGCTGATTTCTCTCCCTTTGCCAGACAACTAACCATAACCAAGGCCAAAAAGCTGATTAGACGACATACAAAGAAGTTCCGTCCTATAGGAGGAAAAG GTTTATCTTCTCATAAAGGTTCACTTCCCTCATCGCCAAGCGCAAACGCCACATTTGAAAGTGATTCTTCAAGCGAAACATCACCTTACGAGCAGGAGTAG